The following are encoded together in the Daucus carota subsp. sativus chromosome 5, DH1 v3.0, whole genome shotgun sequence genome:
- the LOC108220584 gene encoding uncharacterized protein LOC108220584 gives MASLWTYQENINELKQHLLYTSIELESVKAEAGEQMQIHKEYEKQSLQLLKMVIQERDEAREQLHKLLNKLMACDSRAQNTDFLTNVVPQRSPESPLVNPVIPNLSTTESNSFSEPYNYHSYDSSPVSSFFEPVLSPELSNMSSPAGDISNKMKIVNQAYIQDYKNTIPTTIVPPSGASKADQLIDSLVKGKTLPQQGNLLQSVLKAGPLIQTLLVSGPLPTWRNPPPPHTFNIHPLTGKTRDVVTSTQKPTGLAVHALPNNPQSYVEMPCKSSQVACNSVLNFQDAASRSCLRTGSQMISPVPYGNSSFPTIKRQRFL, from the exons ATGGCTTCCTTATGGACTTATCAAGAG AACATTAATGAGCTGAAGCAGCACCTCTTATACACAAGTATTGAACTTGAGTCTGTAAAAGCAGAAGCAGGTGAACAAATGCAAATTCACAAGGAATATGAGAAACAATCACTACAATTGCTCAAGATGGTCATACAGGAAAGAGATGAGGCCAGAGAGCAGCTCCACAAGCTACTCAACAAGCTTATGGCATGTGATTCTAGAGCTCAGAATACTGACTTTTTGACGAATGTTGTCCCACAACGGTCACCTGAAAGCCCACTGGTGAATCCTGTTATACCCAACTTGAGCACAACTGAATCAAACAGCTTCTCTGAACCATACAATTACCACTCTTATGATTCTTCCCCAGTTAGTTCGTTTTTCGAACCTGTCCTCTCCCCTGAACTATCAAACATGAGCAGCCCTGCTGGTGATATAAGTAACAAAATGAAAATTGTCAATCAGGCCTATATTCAGGACTATAAAAACACAATTCCAACCACAATTGTTCCTCCTTCGGGTGCCTCGAAAGCTGATCAACTTATTGACAGCCTTGTCAAAGGAAAAACTTTGCCTCAGCAGGGTAATCTCCTGCAGTCTGTTCTGAAAGCTGGACCACTTATTCAGACACTTCTTGTCTCCGGTCCACTTCCTACATGGCGTAATCCTCCCCCTCCTCACACATTCAATATCCATCCTCTGACAGGCAAAACTCGCGATGTGGTAACGTCCACTCAAAAGCCAACAGGCCTCGCAGTCCATGCCTTACCAAACAATCCTCAATCATATGTTGAGATGCCTTGCAAGTCTTCACAAGTTGCATGTAATTCTGTACTAAATTTTCAAGATGCGGCTTCAAGATCATGTTTGAGGACTGGAAGCCAAATGATATCGCCTGTTCCATATGGTAACAGCTCTTTTCCGacaatcaaaagacaaaggttcctCTGA
- the LOC108220583 gene encoding glutelin type-D 1: MSKSHICANPWHFVLILYMIIGSCYSELGRKTEVDLTPKFAEKVFGGDGGYYYSWSPDELPMLKEGNIGAAKLSLEKNGFFLPHYSDSPKVAFVLQGNGVAGIVLPGKEEKVIPIKTGDSIALPFGAVTWWYNKDDTELVILFLGETSKGHVVGSFTDFFLTGSTGIFTGFSTEFVGRAWDLEQSVVQILVHNQTSKGIARLGLNANMTEPKEEQRDGLVLNCLQAPLDVDVKNGGRVVVLSTKNLPLVGEVGFGADFVRLDGSAMVSPGFSCDSAYQVTYIIRGRGRAQIVGIDGTRVLETIVEAGNLFIVPRFFVVSKIADPDGLEWFSIITTPQPLITNLAGRTGAWKALSPQVIKASFNVGDDIEKEFRAKRASDAVFFPPPQ, translated from the exons ATGTCCAAGTCACATATATGTGCAAATCCTTGGCACTTTGTTTTGATATTGTATATGATAATAGGTTCGTGTTACAGTGAGTTAGGGAGAAAGACGGAGGTTGATCTGACACCCAAATTTGCGGAAAAGGTGTTCGGAGGGGACGGAGGATATTACTACAGCTGGTCCCCCGATGAGTTGCCCATGCTGAAAGAAGGCAATATAGGTGCTGCTAAGCTGAGTCTTGAGAAAAATGGGTTTTTTCTTCCTCATTATTCTGATTCTCCTAAGGTTGCATTTGTTCTTCAAG GCAATGGAGTTGCTGGCATTGTTCTTCCGGGGAAAGAAGAAAAGGTTATTCCAATCAAAACAGGGGATTCCATTGCTCTGCCATTTGGTGCAGTGACATGGTGGTACAACAAAGATGACACTGAGCTTGTAATTCTTTTCCTGGGAGAAACTTCAAAAGGCCACGTAGTTGGTTCCTTCACCGACTTCTTCTTGACTGGCTCAACCGGTATTTTCACTGGCTTCTCAACCGAATTTGTGGGCAGAGCATGGGACTTGGAACAAAGTGTTGTGCAAATCCTAGTTCACAATCAAACCAGCAAAGGAATTGCCAGGCTTGGTTTGAATGCCAATATGACTGAGCCTAAAGAGGAACAACGAGACGGATTGGTGCTTAACTGTCTCCAAGCTCCACTAGATGTTGATGTAAAGAATGGCGGAAGGGTTGTGGTTTTGAGTACCAAGAATCTGCCTTTGGTTGGGGAAGTTGGTTTTGGCGCTGATTTTGTTAGGTTGGATGGAAGTGCTATGGTCTCTCCAGGTTTCTCGTGTGACTCGGCCTACCAGGTCACTTATATCATTCGTGGCAGGGGCCGTGCCCAGATTGTTGGGATTGATGGCACACGTGTTCTGGAGACGATAGTTGAGGCCGGGAATTTGTTTATTGTGCCTAGGTTTTTTGTGGTTTCAAAGATTGCTGATCCTGATGGCCTAGAGTGGTTCTCTATCATAACCACTCCACA ACCCTTGATCACAAATTTGGCGGGAAGAACTGGGGCGTGGAAAGCATTGTCTCCTCAAGTAATAAAAGCATCGTTCAATGTGGGTGATGATATAGAGAAGGAATTTCGCGCTAAAAGGGCTTCAGATGCCGTCTTTTTCCCTCCACCCCAATGA